The following proteins come from a genomic window of Anopheles ziemanni chromosome 3, idAnoZiCoDA_A2_x.2, whole genome shotgun sequence:
- the LOC131284377 gene encoding uncharacterized protein LOC131284377 codes for MFEARQETDTMLLLNGWIGVLLGFLSVSETLGLKLKTVRIPTYKFRSESALLECHYELNGARKGHGSLDGSNRRHHGYQSDYLSEPYEEEEKLYSIKWYKDNEEFYRYVPSASQPIKSYKIEGIRVDPNHSDGTKVLLRGLTLKSSGIYRCEISAEAPNFDSVHGEGRMDVIYVPKDGPHISDGERKSYQIGETMELNCTSGRSYPASTLQWYLNDLLVTDPNNIVHYPAVHNQHGLITTFLGLSMVVNHRHYIDGTMRIKCVASLSPVLWRGGQESIVQWEQPAIDNRVAMLLVKSNASVRRIHLLVSLISLLLYACRLTFARIV; via the exons AAACGCTCGGGCTGAAGCTGAAAACGGTGCGCATCCCAACGTACAAGTTCCGCAGCGAGTCGGCCCTGCTCGAGTGCCACTACGAGCTGAACGGGGCGCGAAAGGGACACGGCTCGCTGGACGGCAGTAACCGGCGGCACCACGGCTACCAGAGCGACTACCTGAGCGAGCCgtacgaggaggaggaaaagctCTACTCGATCAAGTGGTACAAGGACAACGAGGAGTTCTACCGCTACGTGCCGTCGGCGTCGCAGCCGATCAAGAGCTACAAAATCGAGGGCAtccgggtcgacccgaaccactCGGACGGCACCAAGGTGCTGCTGCGCGGCCTGACGCTCAAGTCGTCCGGCATCTACCGGTGCGAGATCTCGGCCGAGGCGCCCAACTTCGACTCGGTGCACGGCGAGGGCCGGATGGATGTGATAT ACGTCCCCAAGGACGGGCCACACATAAGCGATGGCGAGCGGAAAAGCTACCAGATCGGCGAGACGATGGAGCTGAACTGCACGTCTGGCCGCTCGTACCCCGCCTCCACGCTGCAGTGGTACCTCAACGATCTGCTGGTGACGGATCCGAACAACATCGTCCACTATCCGGCGGTGCACAACCAGCACGGGCTGATCACGACCTTCCTCGGGCTGAGCATGGTCGTCAACCACCGGCACTACATCGATGGCACGATGCGCATCAAGTGCGTCGCCAGCCTATCGCCCGTCCTGTGGCGCGGTGGACAGGAGAGCATCGTCCAGTGGGAGCAGCCCGCCATCGACAATCGCGTCGCCATGCTTTTGG TGAAAAGCAATGCTTCCGTGCGAAGGATACACTTACTAGTGTCACTCATCAGCCTCCTGCTGTACGCGTGTCGATTGACCTTCGCTCGCATAGTCTAG